The Aphanothece sacrum FPU1 nucleotide sequence AACGTCGTCCTTATCATGATCCTAATTGTCCGGTTTGTGGGCATTTTACCCAACAACGGTTAATGAGTTACGTCGGAAAGCAAAAGGCACAAGTTCAGAATTATGAATTCATAATTCATAATTCATAATTTAGAATTTATAATTCATAATTTCTATCAGGAGGTATCAATGACAGTTACTCTAACAGAAAAAGCAGCATTTCGACTTCGCTCTTTTTTAAGAGGCGAAACCCCCAAAGTAAGCGGTATTAGAGTTGGGGTGATTAATGGAGGCTGCAATGGTCGTGAATATTCCTTAAATTTGGTCAGTGAACCTAAGACCGATGACTTGGTATTTGAACAAGATAGAGTTCCCATTTATGTGGATTCTAATAGTTCTACTTTGTTAAGTGGGGTTGTCATTGACTTTGTTGAAAGTTTAACCCAAAGTGGCTTTACTTTTAGTAATCCAAATGCAAGTAATACTTGTGGCTGTGGTAAGTCTTTCTCAACATCAGATTGTTCCAGTCAAGCATCATCTTGCGGCTAAAAAGTTTTGATTGTTTTATCGTTTTTTTTCTGTGAAAACGGTAACATATCAATTGTCAACGTTCCATTCCTGGAGAACAAGAAAACATGACTACAACCTACAAAGTTCGTCTCACCAAAGTTGTTAAAAGAAAAAATCAAGAGACGGGAAAGAAAGAAGAATTCACGGAAATGGATCTTACTTTAGATGTTCCTGAGGATAAGTATATCCTTGAAGCGTTTGAAGATGCCATTAACGACGATGAAATTCAATACCCTGATGGTATTGATGAGTTGCCTTCTTCTTGTCGTTCAGGTTCTTGTTCTAGTTGCTTAGGCAGAATAGTAGAAGGAACAGTTAATCAAGAAGACCAAAGCTTTTTGGATGATGAGCAAATGGAGAAAGGATGGGTACTTCTTTGTGTTGCTTATCCTACCTCAGATTGCATCATTAAAACTCACCAAGAAGCCAATCTTGGTTAAGTTAAACTAACACAGTGAACAGTTATCAAAACTTTTAACTGATAACTGATAACTGATAACTGTTAAACACCTTCATCCATCTGCTGGGGAAGTCGTTGTCACCCATAGACTACGACTTCTCACCCTTTATCTTTGACTTTTGAAGGAAAACATAATTATGGATGTTACCCTAATTAACCCTAACAATAATTGGATTGAGGTCAGTCATGGACTTAAAGTGGAAAATATTTTTATTCAAAACTATCTTTTGGATTATGGGGGAAGTTTTACTCAACGTTTTAGGCTTGGATAATGTGGCAGATTATAGCGAATTTATTTTCGGTCAAGAGATGGAATTATCTAAGAAAAATAACCGCATGGTTAAACTTTCTTGTCTCAAACCTAAATTCTGCCCCAAAATAAATGAAAATTGTCCGGTTAATGAAGTCGCTTTTCAATTTTCTGAGGCTCCCATAGATGACTGTATTAGTCAGCATAGCGTCTTTTTCAATAAATGTGTGAAGGTTAAACACCATTGCATTAAAGCGTCTCTATTTTCTGATTTATCCTATAGTTCTCATCACAAGGAGTCGCCAGATGATTCGTGAAAGATTAGTTCAAGAATATCTCGAAATTATTAATCGATATTATCCTAAAGTTGGTGACTTATTGAAGGATTGTCATGTGACTTTGTGTCAAGTTTCTCTGAGAAAATCTAGAGAAAATCATTATTATTATTTGGCAATTTATTATTCATCCCCTAGAAGTAAAACTGTTGTATCTTATCAAAACGAACTCAAGGAAGTTGCAGAAAATTTAGGCTTAGTAGATGTCACATTTTTGAATGCTAAAACCTTGATTCGTGATCCTCTTTCTCAACTTAAACAACAAAATCCTCGTCTGTGGTTAGAGTTATATTGGCTTGTTAATTTGAACTCTGAACCCCTAAGATAATTGATTTATTCAAAGAAATATTTAACTTTAGGCTCTTGATTAAACTGAGTTGAATAATTACCCAAAACTATTACGTTAAGGAAGTAATTATTTAGCTCAGATTTTTTATATATAAACTTAAATGATTATGTAAAATATGTATATCTAGTTACGGTTTGTGATATAAAAAATTATTATAATAATAGTTAGGTACAAAGGATTAAATATGAAATGTAATTCCTGTCCTGATAGTTGTGAAACCAAGTCCAATAAACCGAAGCAAAAAAGTAGACGTTTTTGGGCAAAACAAACAACTAAACCATCTCCTCCCCCTAGTAATCATCCTACTATTATTTTAGTAGGTTCTCCTAATGTGGGAAAAAGTCTACTGTTTAATGTATTAACAGGTTCTTACGTTTCCGTAGGTAACTATCCTGGTACTACAGTAGAAGTTTCACGCAGTCATACCATTATTGGGGGACAAACAGTAACAATGATAGATACTCCTGGAATGTATTCTTTAGTTTCTTTAACCGAAGAAGAAAAGTTCTCCAGAAATTTATTATTTACTGAAAAAATTGATTTGGTCATTCATGTTATTGATGCCAAAAATGTGAGTAGAATGTTACCCCTAACGTTTCAATTAATTGAAACTCAGATCCCTATTATTTTAGCAGTCAATATGATTGATGAAGCTGAAAAATTAGGAATTTGGGTTAATGAGAAACAATTAGAGGCTTCTTTGGGAATCTCAGTTGTTACCCTCTCAGCCATCCAAAAACGTGGGATTCAAACTCTAACTAATAAGGTGGCAAATCATGTCTTTATTCCTTCGTTATCCTACAGCTATTGAAGAAGGGATTACTAAAATTGAGTCCCTACTCAGCAAAAATAAAGTCATTATGTCGATGACTGTTAATTCTTCAGTTTCTCGACGCTCTTTAGCCTTATTACTACTCCAAAAAGAACCCATTTTTTGGAAAAAAATACAACAACAAGAACCTTATATTGTTGAAATTGAATCTGTTATACAGTCAGTTCAATCTCAATTTAGTGATCCCTTAATTTTAGTGATTGCTAAAACTCGCCATCAGATGGCCAGAAAAATAGAAGAATCTGCTGTTGTTAAGCTCAAGAAAAAATCCCCTGAAGGAGAAGATTTTTTCCATCAATTAACGGTCAATCCTATTACGGGTTTTCCCTTACTTATTTTTGTCCTTTATTTTGGTATTTATAAATTTGTTGGGGAGTTTGGGGCTGGAATTTTAGTGAATCAAATCGAAGGATTTTTTGCTAACAATATTAATCCTGTCGTTAATCAAATAACGGCTCAATTTTTACCTTGGAAGATCGCGCAAGATTTAATTGCCAATGATTATGGTATTATTACATTAGGAGTTCGCTATGCGATCGCTATTATTTTTCCGATTGTAACTACTTTCTTTTTAGTCTTGTCTTTACTAGAAGATAGTGGTTATCTGCCTCGAATTTCCTTGTTAGTGGATCGTTTATTTAAACCACTTGGACTTTCAGGACGTGCCATTATTCCTCTTATTTTGGGGCTAGGATGTGGGACAATGGCAACTTTAGTGACTCGCACTTTAGAAAGTAAAAGAGAAAGATTTATTGCTACTCTTTTATTAGCATTGGTCATCCCTTGTTCGGCTCAATTAGGCATTATTTTAGGGTTACTTTCTCAAAATCCTTTAGCCTTAACAATTTGGCTAGGATGTCTTGGAATTGTCTTCTTAGGAGTAGGGATATTAACAGCAAAAGTTATCCCTGGTAATATGTCCTCATTTTATATGGAAATTCCCCCTTTACGTTGGCCTCATCCGATGGGAATTGTCAGTAAAACCTATGGCCGTGTTAAATGGTATATTAAAGAAATTACTGGCTTATTTATTTTAGCATCTATCTTTATTTGGATAGGAAAATTAACTGGAATCTTTGAATTATTAGTTAACTTACTCAATCCAATTATGATAGATTTAGGATTACCTAAAGATGCTGCTTCTGTGTTTTTGTATGGATTTTTCCGTCGAGATTATGGGGCAGCCGGAATGTTTGATTTATATAATTCTGGTATTTTAGACGGGCGACAATTAGTTGTAACTGCTGTTACTCTAACCTTATTTATTCCTTGTATTGCTCAATTTCAATCTCTTTTGAGAGAACAGGGACTTAAAACTACTCTAGGTATGACTAGCTTCATTCTTACTTTTGCCTTTTGTATTGGCTATTCTCTCAATCAATTATTACTAATTTTCGAGGTAAGTTTCTAAATGTTTACTCAAACTTTTACCGTGGAATCTTCTGCCTTAAATCTACTCAAAGAAAAAGAAAAAGGCATTATCACACAATTTCGCAAAAATGATGAACTTCTGCTCAAAAAACTTATTGCTATGGGAATTATGCCAGGACTTTCTGTGACCATAGAACAACGATTTCCTTCATTTGTTATTAATATGAATGGCACTCGTCTGGCCATTGATCGTAATCTAGCCCGTGCGATTTATGTCCGACGAACCCGATAGGAAGTAACGCAAAAATAACATTGAGGGGAGAATTATTTTAATGATACTAAACTGGCAAAAAGATCACTCATTCTTAGCATTTTGCTTTGCTGTCCCCATTGCCTTATTAGGCGGGTTAATGGGGTTAGGAGGTGCAGAATTTCGCTTGCCAGTATTAGCAGGGCCATTAGGATATTCTGCTCGTCAGTCAGTGCCTCTCAACTTAGCAGTTAGTTTAGTGACAATTATCATTTCTCTGCTAATTCGTGGCAAAATTTTATCATTAGCTGTAGTTATTCCTTATAGCCCAATTCTCATATTTTTAATTATTGGCGCAGTCATTATGGCTTTTTTTGGGGCAAGTTGGTCAAAAAAAATCTCTAATGAAAGTCTTGAAAAAGTCATTTTAGTCTTGCTAATTATGATTGGTTGTGCTTTAATAATAGAAGGATTCCTCCCTGAATCTTTAGCCGCCCTTGTCCCTGGTGTCCCAGGAGTACAGGTAGCAGTTGCTTTAATTTGTGGCTTAGGCATTGGGTTAGTCAGTAGCTTATTAGGAGTCGCTGGCGGAGAGTTAATTATTCCTACTCTTATCTTTGGCTTTGGACTAGATATCAAAATTGCAGGAACGGGAAGTCTATTAGTCAGTTTACCTACCGTAATAGTTGGTTTACTACGCTACAACAGTCAAGGGGCATTTGCTGATACTCTCCCCCTCAAACAAACGGTATTACCAATGAGTTTTGGTTCCTTCATTGGGGCAATATTGGGAGGTCTGCTAGTGGGAATAATTTCGGCTTCAGCCTTAAAAATTATTCTAGGGGTGATTTTAAATTTGGCCGCCCTAAAAGTTTTTCTTCATATTAAGCCTAAATAGTTTTTCATCTTAAGTTTTTTTCAGTGACATTAACATGGGGAATTGCTATTGTCTACACAT carries:
- a CDS encoding iron-sulfur cluster assembly accessory protein; protein product: MTVTLTEKAAFRLRSFLRGETPKVSGIRVGVINGGCNGREYSLNLVSEPKTDDLVFEQDRVPIYVDSNSSTLLSGVVIDFVESLTQSGFTFSNPNASNTCGCGKSFSTSDCSSQASSCG
- a CDS encoding 2Fe-2S iron-sulfur cluster-binding protein, with translation MTTTYKVRLTKVVKRKNQETGKKEEFTEMDLTLDVPEDKYILEAFEDAINDDEIQYPDGIDELPSSCRSGSCSSCLGRIVEGTVNQEDQSFLDDEQMEKGWVLLCVAYPTSDCIIKTHQEANLG
- a CDS encoding FeoB small GTPase domain-containing protein yields the protein MKCNSCPDSCETKSNKPKQKSRRFWAKQTTKPSPPPSNHPTIILVGSPNVGKSLLFNVLTGSYVSVGNYPGTTVEVSRSHTIIGGQTVTMIDTPGMYSLVSLTEEEKFSRNLLFTEKIDLVIHVIDAKNVSRMLPLTFQLIETQIPIILAVNMIDEAEKLGIWVNEKQLEASLGISVVTLSAIQKRGIQTLTNKVANHVFIPSLSYSY
- a CDS encoding sulfite exporter TauE/SafE family protein yields the protein MILNWQKDHSFLAFCFAVPIALLGGLMGLGGAEFRLPVLAGPLGYSARQSVPLNLAVSLVTIIISLLIRGKILSLAVVIPYSPILIFLIIGAVIMAFFGASWSKKISNESLEKVILVLLIMIGCALIIEGFLPESLAALVPGVPGVQVAVALICGLGIGLVSSLLGVAGGELIIPTLIFGFGLDIKIAGTGSLLVSLPTVIVGLLRYNSQGAFADTLPLKQTVLPMSFGSFIGAILGGLLVGIISASALKIILGVILNLAALKVFLHIKPK
- a CDS encoding FeoA family protein, producing the protein MFTQTFTVESSALNLLKEKEKGIITQFRKNDELLLKKLIAMGIMPGLSVTIEQRFPSFVINMNGTRLAIDRNLARAIYVRRTR
- a CDS encoding nucleoside recognition domain-containing protein, yielding MSLFLRYPTAIEEGITKIESLLSKNKVIMSMTVNSSVSRRSLALLLLQKEPIFWKKIQQQEPYIVEIESVIQSVQSQFSDPLILVIAKTRHQMARKIEESAVVKLKKKSPEGEDFFHQLTVNPITGFPLLIFVLYFGIYKFVGEFGAGILVNQIEGFFANNINPVVNQITAQFLPWKIAQDLIANDYGIITLGVRYAIAIIFPIVTTFFLVLSLLEDSGYLPRISLLVDRLFKPLGLSGRAIIPLILGLGCGTMATLVTRTLESKRERFIATLLLALVIPCSAQLGIILGLLSQNPLALTIWLGCLGIVFLGVGILTAKVIPGNMSSFYMEIPPLRWPHPMGIVSKTYGRVKWYIKEITGLFILASIFIWIGKLTGIFELLVNLLNPIMIDLGLPKDAASVFLYGFFRRDYGAAGMFDLYNSGILDGRQLVVTAVTLTLFIPCIAQFQSLLREQGLKTTLGMTSFILTFAFCIGYSLNQLLLIFEVSF